Below is a window of Candidatus Methylomirabilota bacterium DNA.
TCGGGCTCGCTCGCGGTCTGGCCGTGGTACATGTCGGGCGCCAGCGCCGAGTAGCCGGCGGCGGCAAAGCGGTCGCACACCTTCTTGATGTGGTCCACCAGCCCCCACCACTCCTGGATGACGAGGACGCCCGGGCCCTTGCCCGACGCCGGCGTCGCCAGATAGCCCTTGGTCGTGCCGCCATTGCTCTTGAAGTCCACCATCTTCCCGGCCATGCTCAGCCCTCCTTGACAGCGGTCTTGGGGTGCGGTCGATCCGGTGGCGTGATGCGGACCTTCAGGATACGCCGCTCGTCGGCCTCCAGCACGGTGAACTCATGCCGCCCGACGTCGAACACCTCACCCACCGCGGGGATGCGGTTCACGGTGGCGAGCACGAGGCCGGCCACCGTCTCGAAGTCGCCGGAGGGCAGCTCCCAGTCCAGCGACTCGTTGAGCTCCTCGATGCGCACCCGTCCCGCCATGCGGTAGCTGCCGTCCGGGAGCCGCTCCACCAGCGGCGGGGTGCGATCGTGCTCGTCCTCGATCTCGCCCACGATCTGCTCGACGATGTCCTCCACGGTGACGATCCCTACCGCGCCGCCGTACTCGTCCACCACCACCGCGAGCTGGATGCGGCCCTTCTGCATCTCACGGAGGAGATCGTCGATGCGCTTGCTCTCCGGCACGTAGTGGGCGGGCCGCATGAGGGTGCGCAGGTCCTGGGCGGCGGCGCCGCGGCGGAGCAGGTCCATCGCGGTGACCACGCCCACCAGGTTGAACGCGCGGTCGGTGTACACGGGAATGCGCGAAAAGCCCCGCTCGGCGATGACCCGCACCGCGTCGTCGGGCGGGGCGGAGCCCGGGAGGGCGACCACGTCGACCAGGGGCACCATGATCTCGCGCACGGTCTTCTCGCCGAGGTCGAAGATCTTGTCGATCATCTGCGCCTCGATCACGGTGACGTCGGCCTCCTCCGGCTCGAGCTGGAGCAGAACCTTCAGCTCTTCGCGCGAGACGAACTGCCGGCTCGAGGCCGAGCGGAGCCCCACCAGACCGAGGGCGCCGCTCACCAGGACGTTGGCCCCCCAGGTGAGCGGCGCGAGGACGCGGCTCGCCAGCTCGATGAGCGGATAGAGGTAGCGGACGATGGCGGTGGCCCATTCCCGCGCCACCGCCTTGGGAATCACCTCGCCGAACACGAGCATGAGGGGCGTGAGGGCGGCGGTGACGGCGATGGCGGCCCAGGTTCCCAGGGAGGGGATGAGCGCCCACGTGGCCGCCGAGGAGGCGACGATGTGGGCGATGGTCACCCCCATCATCGACGTCGACAGGACACGCTCGGGACGGCGGAAGGCCTCGAGGTACCGCCCCGCCGCGCGATTGCCTGCCTCCGCCAGGTGCCGCAGCCGCACCCGGTTGGCGGCGATGAACGCCATCTCCATGCCCGAGAAGAAGGCGGTCAAGGCCAGCGCGATCACGATGATCCAGACGTAGATCACGCGGCCTCCGGCGTCGGGGCCGGCGCGGTCCTGAGCGTCACCAGGACCTCGACCACGCGGGTACGCTCCACCTTCTCCACCGTCACCACGTACTCGTCGGTCTCCGTCCTCTCGCCCTTGTTGGGCACGCGACCGAAGAGATCGAGGACCCAGCCGCCCACCGTGTCATAGGACTCGCTGGACACCGAGAGCCCGGTCGCGGCGTTGAGGTCGAAGAGCGAGAGCCGACCCGAGACGCGGAAGGCCCCGTCGCCCAGGGGCGCGATGAGACGCTCCTCCTCGTCGAACTCGTCGCGGATCTCCCCGACCAGCTCCTCCAGGAGATCCTCGAGGGTGACGAGGCCGGCGGTGCCGCCGTACTCGTCCACCACCACCGCGAGGTGGAGCTTCTTGGCCTGGAACTCGCGCAGCAGCGCGTCCGCCCGCTTCGACTCGGGGATGAAGTAGGGCGGATGCAGGTGCATGCGCAGGTCGAAGTCGGGCGGCAGCCCGCGCAGATAGGGCAGGAGGTCCTTCGTGTAGAGCACGCCAACGATCTGGTCGATGGTGCCCTCGTAGGCGGGCACGCGGGAGTGTAGGTTCTCGCGCAGGAGGTCGAGGATGCGGTCGGGGCGCGCGCTGACCTCCAGGCAGAACATGTCCGGCCGCGGCACCATCACCTCCCGCACCATCGTGTCCTCGAGGTCGAAGACCCGGTGGATCATCTCTCGCTCCGTCCGCTCCACCACGCCCTCGCGCGCGCCCACGTCCACCATCGTCCGCAGCTCTTCCTCGGAAATCTCCGGCGCATCGTCGCGCCGCTCCGAGCCGACCAGCCGAAGCGTCAGCGCGGTGAAGGCGGCGAGGATCATGCGGATGGGCGCCACCAGGATGGAGAGCCAGGTCACCGGGCGGTTCACCCAGGCGATGAACCGCTCGGGGTGCTCCACCGCCAGGGTCATCGGCAGCACCTCGCCGAAGAGGCTCAGCAGGAACACCATCACCACGATCGACACCGGCAGGCCCCAGGGACCGAGCAGCCGCTCGGCGACCGCGGCGGAGAGCGCGGAGGCGCCGATGTTGATGAGGGTGATGCCCACGAGCAGGGTGACGAGGAGCTCGTGGGGCTGCTCGAGCAAGGGCGTGGTGGCCAGCTCGCCCGCGTCCTCCTCGGTCTCCGCGAGCCGCTTGAGCCGCGCGCGGCCCAGGGAGAAGTAGGACGCCTCTGCGCCCGTGAGGATGGCGGAGCAGAGCACGAGCAGCGCGAGCACGCCCAGCTCGAGCACGGTGAGACTACTCACGGAAGTGCTCGAAGCCGGCGCCCAGCGTCACCGCGTGGCCCTCGGGGCCGAGCCATCGGATGCCGTCCCCGCCTGTTTCGATCTCGCCGATCACGTGGAGCGCGGTGCCGGTATTCCGCGGCAGCTCACGTGTCAGGCGCGCCGCCTCGTCGGGATCACAGGTGATGAGCAGCTCATAATCTTCGCCGCCTCCGGTGCCCCAGGCGAGGGCATCGCAACCCAGCGCGTTCGCCGCCGCGACGACGCTGGTGCCCAGCGGGATCCGCTCGACTTGGATCCGCGCGCTCACCCGCGACTCCCGGCAGATATGGGCGAGATCCGTGGCGAGGCCGTCGGAGCAGTCCATCATCGCCCGCACGCCGGGCGCGCGGCCCAGCCACTGGCCCTCCGCCACCCGTGCCTCAGGGCGCAAATGGGCGCGGGTGAGCGCCTCGATCGTCTCGTCGGCGAGGCCACGACGCCCCGCCTCCGCGACACCCCGCTCGAGCACGGCTAGGCCCGCCGCCGAGCGCCCAAGCCCGCCGGTCACCGCGATGGCGTCGCCGGGCTGCGCGGTCGACCGCAGGCGTGGCGTCCCCGCGTGCTCGCCGAGGAGGGTCACGTTGACGAGCCAGCCCGCGAGCGAGCGGGAGGTGTCGCCGCCCACCAGCGCGACCCGATGAGGCGCGGCGGCCGCGTGTAGTCCCCGGTAGAAGCCGGCGACGTCCTCGGCGTCGGTGTCCTCGGGCACCGCGAGACCGATCAGCGCCCACCGTGGCACGCCGCCCATGGCCGCGATGTCGGAGAGGTTCACGGCCATCGCCTTCCAGCCGATGTCCTCGGGGCTCGCCCACGCGCGCCGGAAGTGCACGTCCTCGACCACGAGGTCGGTGGTGGCGAGAAGGGCCGCACCCGGCGTCACCGCCAGCACGGCGGCGTCATCGCCGATTCCCACCGTGACACCCGCGGCGGGGGCCCGCTCCGAATCGAGCCGGATGCGCTGGATCAGCCCGCGCTCTCCGAGCCGGCGCAGGCTCACTGGGTCGAGGTCGCGGCCCGGCCGCGACTTGGAGGGTCCGCGCTACCCATCACCGCGCTCCGACGGCCACGCTCCCGAGGAAGTTCCGGAGGAGCGCCTTACCCTCGGTGGTCAGGATGGACTCGGGGTGGAACTGCACGCCTTCAACGGGGAAGCGCCGGTGCCGGAGCCCCATGATCTCGCCGTCCTCCGCCCGGGCCGAGATCTCGAGGTCCGCGGGGAAGCCCTCCTCGAGGACGACGAGCGAGTGATAACGCGTGGCCTCGAAGCCGGGCGTGAGTCCGGCGAAGACGCCGCGCCCGTCGTGGGTGATCCGCGACGTCTTGCCGTGCATCTGTGTCTTGGCCCGCGTCACCGTGCCGCCGAAGGCCTGGCCGATGCCTTGATGGCCGAGGCACACCCCGAGGATGGGAGTGGAGGCGCAGCAGCGCTCGATCAACGGCAGCGTGATGCCGGCCTGGGTCGGATGCCCGGGGCCCGGCGAGATCACGATCCCGTCCGGGTCCATGGCCATCACGTCCTCCACCGTGAGCGCGTCGTTGCGCGCCACGCGCACGTCGGCGCCCAGCTCCCCGAGGTACTGGACGAGGTTGTAGGTGAAGGAGTCGTAGTTGTCGAGGACGAAGATCATCGACCGGTCTCCTGGGCGGCGGTGCGAAGCGCCAGGATCATGCCGCGCGCCTTCGAGCAGGTCTCCAGCCACTCGGTCTTGGGATCGGAGTCGGCGACGATGCCCGCGCCGACCTGGATGGAGGCGCGCTGGCCGTGGCACACCACCGTGCGGATCGTGATGCAGGAATCCATGTTCCCCGAGTACGAGATGTAGCCGACAGCCCCGCCGTAGGGGCCGCGCCGCGTGGGCTCCAGCTCCTCGATGATCTCCATCGCGCGTACCTTCGGAGCGCCCGACAGCGTGCCGGCGGGGAAGGTGGCGGCGAGCACGTCGAAGGCATCCTTACCGGGGGCGAGTTCGCCCCGCACGTGGCTGACCAGGTGCATGACGTGCGAGTAGCGCTCCACCACCATGAACTCCGTCACCTCCACCGTGCCGATCCGCGCCACCCGGCCCACGTCGTTGCGGCCGAGGTCCACGAGCATGACGTGCTCGGCGCGCTCCTTGGGATCCGCGGCCATCTGGGCGGCGAGGGCTGTGTCCTGGGACTCGGTGGCGCCACGTGGGTGCGTGCCCGCGATGGGCCGCTCCTCGACGCGCCCGTCCTCGAGGCGCACGAGCACCTCGGGCGAGGAGCCGACGATGCTCGTCTTGCCGAGGCGCAGGAAGAAGAGGTACGGGGATGGGTTGATCGTGCGCAGGGCGCGATACACCGTGAAGGGATCGGCCTTGAGCTCCGCGTCCAGGCGCCGCGAGATCACGACCTGATACGCGTCGCCCGCGGCGATGTACTCCTTGGTCCGGTGCACCGCCTCCATGAACGTCGCCTCGTCCATCGTCGAGCTGAACCCCTCCTCGCCCAGCGCCACCAGAGGCTGGGGATCGGGGAAGGTGAGCGGGGCGGGGGGGCGGGCCGGCCGCGCGAGCTTGGCCAGCAGCATGCCGATCTTCACCGCGGCCGAGTCGTAGGCGCGGTCCAGCGCGGCGGCGTCCGTGCCCTCGATGTGGGCGTTGGCGATCACGAGCAGGCGATGCTTGAGATTATCGAAGACCAGCAGGCTGTCGGTGAGCATGAACACCGCGTCCGGCAGCCGGAGATCGTCCTTGGCGAGGCGGGGCAGCCGCTCCACGTGGCGGACGATGTCGTAGGAGAAGAACCCGACGGCCCCGCCCTGAAAGCGGGGGAGCCCGGGCACCGGCACCGGCTTGAAGCGAGCGAGCACGCCGCGCAGGCCCTCGAGCGGATTCTCGGTCGCCATCTGCTCGGTGCGGCCGTCGGCGTGGCGGATCGTGACCCGATTGCCCTTGGCCGTGAACACCATGAGCGGGTCGGACCCGAGGAAGGAATAGCGAGCCCATTTCTCGCCGCCTTCCACCGACTCCAGGAGGAAGGCGTAGGGCCCCGGGCGCAAGCGGAGAAACGCGGACAGCGGCGTGTCGAGATCCGCAGCCAGCTCGGCGTAGACCGGGACGAGATTGCCGCGCGCGGCGAGCGCCCGGAACTCCTCGCGCGAGGGCGAGAGCGGGGGGATGCGGGGCGCGGCCGGCGACATGGTGGGGCAGTGCGGCGTCAGCCGATGGCGTCCAGCTTCTTCTTCAGCTGGGCCTTGGGGACGGCGCCCACGACCTGGTCCACCACCGTGCCCGACTTCATGAAGAGTATGGTCGGGATGGACCGGATCCCGTAGCGGGCGGCGAGCGCGGGGTTGTCGTCCACGTTCACCTTCGCCAGGCTGACCTTGCCGCTTCCCTCCCGGGCCAGCTCCTCCAGGGTGGGGGCGATGGCGCGGCAGGGTGCGCACCACTCGGCCCAGAAGTCCACCATGAGGACCTCGGCGTGCTTGCCAACCTCGGTGTCGAAATTGGCCTCGGTGAGGTGAAGGGCGCTATCGGCCATGGGCGTGGGTCTCCTTGTGGGGAAAAATCGCTTTGCTACGCTAACATACGCCCTCCCCCGTGGCAAGTTGAGGGTACCCCGACGCGTCCGCGACCCCCGGTGGGGCTGGCCCAGGCCGCGGCGCTACACGGTGGTGACGTAGCCCTCGAGCCGATCGCGCACCCGGAGTGCGGGATCGCGCTCCGCGGGGGGGCCATAGCCCCCGCCGCCCGGCAGTCGGATCTCGATGAGGTCTCCCGGCTGGAGGATCTGCTCCGCCTTGGGGTTCGCGGGCATACGGCCATTGATCAGCACCGCGCCCGGCGCGCCGGGGGCGCCCCCGAAGAAGCCCTGCGGCGGAATGCGGGTGCGGTCGCAGAGGAGGGAGCAGGTGAAGGCTCCGCGGGTGCGCACGCGGAAGGCGATCTCCTGGCCGAGCCCGCCGCGATAGCGCCCGTCACCGCCCGAGTCGGGCCGCAGCCGCTTATGCTCGATCACGAGAGGCGAGAGCGACTCGATGACCTCCGCCGGGGTCCCCAACACGCCGGAGGGGAAGGCGGTGGCGGCCAGTCCGTCCTTGCTCGCGCGCGCGCCGGTGCCGCCGGAGGTGAACACCACGAAGCTGAAGGGACGCCCGCCCTCGTCCTTGCCCGCCACCTGTACGCCCCAGATGTTGGCCGAACCCTCCGCCATCACCCGATCGGGGAGCGCGTCCTTGAGGGCGCCCGCGATCGCGTGGGGCAGGAAGTGACCGACCACGTGACGCGCGGCCACCGGCGCGGGCGGCCGCGCGTTGAGGATCGAGCCCTCGGGCGCGCTGATGCGGAGGGGACGGAACGCGCCCTCGTTGTTGGGCACGTCGGGGCTCACGATGACCTTGGCGCCGTACGTCGTGTAGGCCTCCGTGTAGTTCATGACCACATTGATGCCGCGGCGGCTCTCGGGCGAGGAGCCCGTGTAGTCGATGGCCAGCTCGTCGCCCCGGACCTCGCACCGGACCTTGATCGTGATGGGCTCGTCGAACCCGTCGGAGGTGACCGCGTACTCGTAGGCGCCGGGGCGGAGCCGCGCGATGGATTCACGCATCGCGCGCTCGGTGCGCCCCACGATCTCGTCGCCCAGGGGCTCCAGCCGCTCGAGGCCAAACTCGCTCATGAACTCGAGCAGCCGCTCGCCACCGACCGCGCCGCCGGCGATCTGGGCGTGGAAGTCACCCATCACCAGCTCGGGCAGCCGCACATTGGCGCGGATGAGGGCGCCGAGGGCGGGATCGAGCACGCCCCCGTGGTAGAGCTTCATGATCGGGATGAAGAGCCCTTCCTCGTAGACCTCGCGAGCCTCTGCGGACAGGATGTGCCCGCCGATGTCGGCCGTGTGGCACGTGGAGGCGAACAGGGCCACGCAATCGTCGCCGCGGAATACCGGGGTCGCGATCGTGACGTCATTGAGGTGTCCCGAGCCCTTCCAGGGATCGTTGGTGATGAGCACGTCGCCCGGACGGATGGCCTCCAGCGGGATGGCCGCCAGCATGTGACGGACGCAGAGCGCCATGGAGTTGATGTGGCCCGGCGTGCCCGTCACCGCTTGGGCGAGCATCCAGCCGCGACGGTCGAAGACGCCGGCGGAGAGATCGCCCGCCTCGCGCACGATCGACGTGAAGGATGTGCGCTGCAGCGCGGCCGCCTGCTCGTTGACCACGCCGACGAGGCGGCTCCAGCAGATGTCGAAGGTGACGGGATCCATCATGGGTGGCCGGCTCCAGGGCGCCGGCCGATCACGCATCCCTCGTGGACCGTGACGGCCGCGCCGGGCCTCTGCATCCAGTCGGTGTAGTCGGCGACCACCGCTTCGCGCTCGCGGTCGGTCAGGGCGCCGGCCGCTACCATCTGGCGGCCGCGGCTCTCCGCCGCCAGCCGCCACATGCCGGCGATCCGATAGAAATCGGCCTCGTTCGCACGGACGGTGCGCACGTGCTCGACGGTCTGGACGTCGTCCAGCCCGGCCGCCGCGAAATCCTCCGGAAGGTGCTGGATCATCGCATTGTCCAGATGGCCCGCGGCGCGCCACTCGAGGAACGCGCCGTAGAAGTGCCGCCAGGACACCGGCGACTCGGCCCAGTGTGCGCGGGTGTGGTCGTAGTCGAGCGCGACGAGCCGCCCACCCGGCCTGGTCGCCGCGACCATCGGCTCGAGCGCGCGCGGCGCGTCGGGAATCCACTGGAGCACGCGGGCGGCGTTGACGAGGTCGAACTCGTCCTCCCAGCCGCCGTCGCGAATGTCGCCCTCGAGAAAGCGCAGATTGGGCAGGCCCCCCGGGGGCTCCGCCTCGCGCGCCGCGGACAGCATCTCGGGATTCACGTCCAGGCCCACGACGCGGCCGGGCAGGGCCCGGCGGGCCATCTCGATGGTGAGGGTCCCGGGGCCGCATCCCACGTCGAGCACGTCCAGGCTCGGCCGCAGCATGCCGAGCAGGCAGGAATGGCTGTTCGCGAGCGTACGCGCGGTCATGATGCCGAGCGCCTCTCGGGGGATGTAAGCACGGTCCGCGCGCGTGAGCGTCATGCGGGCTCCGCGACGAGCGTGCGGGTCGCGTCCACGCGGATGCGCGCGCCCGGTCCGATCACCGTGGTCGACTCGCGCTCCTCGATGATCGCCGGCCCCGCAAAGACCATCCCCGGCGCGAGCGTATAGCGGTCGTACACCGGTGTCTCCACATACCCCTCTGCCTCGGGGAAATAGGCCTGACGCGTGCGCTTCGGCAAGGGTCCGCGCCGGTTGTCCGCGGACTGGGGGAGAGCGGGGGCCATGTGTGGGCCCCCGCTGATGGCAGATCGAAAATCGCGGGCACCCGTCTCGGCGCCGCCACCCGTCCCGCCGCCACCCGCCTCCGGTCCCGACACCACCACGCGCCAGTTGAGGGCCTCGATGGGCACCCCCATCGGCGTCCGGTGATAGAGCGCGCGATAGGCGTCCTCGAAGCCGCTGGTCAGGGCGGCGAGGCTCTCGGGCCCGAGCGGACCCGACGGCACCGGCCCCTCCACTTCGTGGCCTTGGCCGGCGTAGCGCATCTCGGCGGCGCGCCGGAAGGTCATGTCGGCGTCCGCGATCCCCGCCTCGCGCAGCACCGCGCGGCCTTCCCCTTCCATCTCGGCGAAGAGCCGATTCACCCCCGTCCAGTCGGCGCCATCGAGGCGCTGAGACGCCGTGCGGACGAAGTCGAAGGCCAGGGGGGCGGAAAGGAGGCCCAGCGCCGAGGCGGCGCCCGCCCCGAAGGGCACCAGCACCCGCGGCACCTTGAGGATGCGCCCGACGCTCCACGCATGCACCGGACCCGCGCCGCCGAACGCGAAAAGGGGATAGGCACGCAGGTCCTTGCCGCGCTCGATGCCGTGGATGCGCGCCGCCGCGGCCATGTTCTCGTTGACCACTCGGTGAATGCTCCACGCGGCGCGCGCAAGGTCGAACCCCATGGGCTTCCCCACGGTATCGATGATGGCCCGGCGCGCCGCCTCGACGTCGAGACGCATGCGTCCGCCCAGGAAGAAATCGGGATCGAGATAGCCCAGCACGAGATCCGCGTCGGTCACCGTGGGCTCGCGCCCGCCGAGGGCGTAACAGGCCGGACCGGGATCGGCCCCCGCGCTGTCGGGCCCGACCTTCAGGAGGTTCATGCGATCGAGGCGTGCCATTGATCCGCCGCCCGCGCCGATCTCGATGAGCTCGATGACGGGCACGCGGATGGGCAGTCCCGAGCCCTTCTTGAAGCGGTCGGCGCGCGCGACCTCGAACTCGCGCGCGAGCAGCGGCTCCCCACGGTCGATGACGCAGGCCTTCGCGGTGGTCCCGCCCATGTCAAAGGAGAGCAGCCGATCCTCTCCCGCCTCCCGCGCGGCGCGCGCCGCGGCGAGGGCGCCCGCGGCGGGACCCGACTCCACCAGCCGCACCGGAACCCGCTTGGCGGTGGCCGGGGTGGCGATGCCGCCGGAGGACAGCATGATGTAGAAGCCGCCCCGGACGCCCATGTCGGCGATCTTCCGCTCGAGGTCGTCGAGGTAGCGCGCCATCAGAGGCATCACGTAGACGTTGGCCGCGGTGGTCGATGTGCGCTCGTACTCGCGGATCTCCGGCACGACCTCCGATGAGCATGCGACCGGTAGCCCGGGCGCCATCTCGGCGACCAGCCGCGCGAGGGCCTCTTCGTGGACGGGATTCCGGTAGGCATGAAGCAGCGAGATCGCGACAGCCTCGACGCCATCCGCGAGCAGCCGACCGATGGCGGCCTGTGCGCTGGCGACGTCGAGGGGGCGGCGGATGCTGCCGTCCGCGTCCAGCCGCTCCTCGACCTCCAGGCGTAGATGGCGCGGCACCAGCGGCGCCGGCGGGTCAATGAAGAGATCGTACATGTCGTAGCGGCCCTCACGCCCGATCTCCAGCGCGTCGCGAAAGCCCGCGGTGGTGAGGAGACCCGTGCGCGCGCCCTTTCTTTCTATCAGGGCGTTGGTCGCCAGCGTGGTGCCGTGGATCAGCGCGCGCACGGCCGCCGGCACCGCGCCCGCCTCCTCGAGCAGGCGGAGCACCCCCTGCTCGACGGCCTGCGCGGGATCCTTGGGGGTGGTGAGGAGCTTGCCGACCCGCACCTCGCCGGTCGCGTCGTCCACCCAGACGAGGTCGGTGAAGGTGCCGCCGATGTCGACGCCGAGACGTCCCCGCGGAGCTCGATCAAGCATGAAAGGAGTCTAGGAGTCGGGCCGGGGCCCGTCAACCGCCCGGCTTTGCTCGGATCAGGCGCGCCCCCTTGCTAGACTCGAAGCGCGATGAGTCCCGAGGCCGCGGTGCGACTGGCGCGACTCATCCTGCTCGCCGTGCTCGCCGGCGTCTATTTGTGGCTCGCCGCCGGGCGGCCGTGGCTCGCCGAGAGCCGGCCGCTCACGCGCCGAGTGCGCTGGCTCGCCGCCGCCCTCCTGGTGGCCGCCGCGCTCTCCTATCCGAACTTCGGCCTGCTGCATCCGCAGCGCGGCGTGCCCCCGGCGCCGGCGCACATCCATTACTGGGACAGCTTCCACTACTTCATGGGTGCGAAGTACCTGCCTGAGCTGGGCTACACGCGCCTCTACGAGGCCACGCTGGTGGCGGGCCGGGAGCTGGGCGCCTTCGACTACGTGACCCAGCTCCGGGATCTGCGCACCTACGGGGTCGAGGACGCGCGCAGCGTGGACGCCGTCGCGGTGCGTGCGCGGTTCTCCCCCAGGCGGTGGGACACCTTCAAGCAGGATCTCCTGTACTTCGGTCCCCAGATCAACGAATGGCGCGGCCTCTTCCAGGACCACGGCTACAACGACCCGCCGCCGCGTGCGCTCCTGCTCCACCTCCTGCTGCGTGGAGTGCCGGCGAGCCTCACCACCGTCACCCTCGTCACCTCGGTCGACTATCTCCTGATGCTGACGGCCCTCGCCTTCGCGGCCTGGGGCTTCGGCAGCACACCGGCCATGCTCGCCTTCGCGTTCCTCTGGCTGAGCCCACTGGCCCGCTTCGACTTCATCGGCGGGTCCGTGCTCCGCTGGGACTGGCTCGCCGCGCTCGTGGTCGCGGTGGCCGTCTTCGCGCGGGGCTGGCCGGGCGCCGCCGGCGTCCTGTTCGGCTACGCGACGATCGCACGGATCTTCCCCGCGATCTTCCTCGCCCCGATGGCGCTGGCGTGGGTCGCCGCGCGGCGAGATCACTCGCGCGGGGCCGGCCCGAGACGCTGTCTCGTCGCGGCGCTCGCCGTCCTGCTCGTGGCGGGCGGTGTGGTGCTCGCGGTCGGGGAGGAGGTCGGCCATCTCGTCGAGTACCGCGCGAAGATCCGGCTGCACGGCGAGGGCACGTTCGTGAACGCGGTAGGGCTCGGCGCCCTCATCGCCGGCTACAGCGCGCCGTGGACGGTGGACGCCGATGGCCGCGCGTTCGTGTCGCATGCCGCCCTGATCGCCGCGCGACCGCCCGGTTGGCTGCTCGGCCTCGTCACGGTCCTTTACGTCGTGCTGGCCTGGCCGCTGATCCGGCGTGCCCGCCCGCCGGAGAGCCTGCTCTACATGGTGCCGCTCCTCTACATCGCGCTCTCCCCCACCGGCTACTACTACTCGTTCCTCATCCTGCTCATGCTGCTGCCGTGGCGCGACGGAGCCGCGGAATCGCTTCGTCTCCTCGAGATGGCGCTCCTCGCCGCGATGATGGCCGCGGCCTACGCGCTCGAGGCGGGGTCGAGCGAGATGCTCACGTTCTTCTCGGCGGTCTCGCTGCAGCTCGCCCTCTACTTCGCGCTGTGGCTCGGATTGGAGCACGCGCGAAATTTTCGTACCCGCGCCCGACGTCTCGCCTCTGACGTCACCGCGCATGACACTGTTGCGACGGAGACGCACGTCCCGCGCTTGTAAGTTTCCCTGCCCCTGAACGTCACCAGGGGACACCGTCCGCGGGCGCGAACGGCCGCTGGGGCACTTTTCCAAGCACCCGGGGTTATTGGGCAATCCCCGTCCCGTTCCCCATCGCGCCCGCCCCTCCCCACGTCGACGGCCCGGTGACGCTCCGTGGCCTCCACCTTGCAGCGTTGAGGCCCGCCGGACGCCTGTCCGCGCGCCGAGTCGAGCGAAAAGTAAGGAGAGGACAACCGCCATGGGCAAGGTGATGGTCGTCGACGACGCGTACTCCGAGCTGACCATGATGGAGGGCATTCTGCGCACGGCCGGTCACAAGGTCGTGACGCTCATCGACGGCGAGCGGCTCGAGGACAAGGTCGCCGAAGAGCAGCCAGACGTGCTGCTGCTCGACATCGTCATGCCCAAGCGGAACGGCTACGAGATCCTGCGCAGCATCAAGCGGGACGGTCGCACCAAGGACACCCCGGTGGTGGTGGTGAGCTCGAAGAATCAGGAGAGCGATCGGGCGTGGGG
It encodes the following:
- a CDS encoding hydantoinase/oxoprolinase family protein, encoding MLDRAPRGRLGVDIGGTFTDLVWVDDATGEVRVGKLLTTPKDPAQAVEQGVLRLLEEAGAVPAAVRALIHGTTLATNALIERKGARTGLLTTAGFRDALEIGREGRYDMYDLFIDPPAPLVPRHLRLEVEERLDADGSIRRPLDVASAQAAIGRLLADGVEAVAISLLHAYRNPVHEEALARLVAEMAPGLPVACSSEVVPEIREYERTSTTAANVYVMPLMARYLDDLERKIADMGVRGGFYIMLSSGGIATPATAKRVPVRLVESGPAAGALAAARAAREAGEDRLLSFDMGGTTAKACVIDRGEPLLAREFEVARADRFKKGSGLPIRVPVIELIEIGAGGGSMARLDRMNLLKVGPDSAGADPGPACYALGGREPTVTDADLVLGYLDPDFFLGGRMRLDVEAARRAIIDTVGKPMGFDLARAAWSIHRVVNENMAAAARIHGIERGKDLRAYPLFAFGGAGPVHAWSVGRILKVPRVLVPFGAGAASALGLLSAPLAFDFVRTASQRLDGADWTGVNRLFAEMEGEGRAVLREAGIADADMTFRRAAEMRYAGQGHEVEGPVPSGPLGPESLAALTSGFEDAYRALYHRTPMGVPIEALNWRVVVSGPEAGGGGTGGGAETGARDFRSAISGGPHMAPALPQSADNRRGPLPKRTRQAYFPEAEGYVETPVYDRYTLAPGMVFAGPAIIEERESTTVIGPGARIRVDATRTLVAEPA
- a CDS encoding response regulator, whose product is MGKVMVVDDAYSELTMMEGILRTAGHKVVTLIDGERLEDKVAEEQPDVLLLDIVMPKRNGYEILRSIKRDGRTKDTPVVVVSSKNQESDRAWGKRQGADEYLGKPFTAEQLLEAVRRFAP
- a CDS encoding methyltransferase domain-containing protein; this encodes MTLTRADRAYIPREALGIMTARTLANSHSCLLGMLRPSLDVLDVGCGPGTLTIEMARRALPGRVVGLDVNPEMLSAAREAEPPGGLPNLRFLEGDIRDGGWEDEFDLVNAARVLQWIPDAPRALEPMVAATRPGGRLVALDYDHTRAHWAESPVSWRHFYGAFLEWRAAGHLDNAMIQHLPEDFAAAGLDDVQTVEHVRTVRANEADFYRIAGMWRLAAESRGRQMVAAGALTDREREAVVADYTDWMQRPGAAVTVHEGCVIGRRPGAGHP
- a CDS encoding hydantoinase B/oxoprolinase family protein, whose product is MMDPVTFDICWSRLVGVVNEQAAALQRTSFTSIVREAGDLSAGVFDRRGWMLAQAVTGTPGHINSMALCVRHMLAAIPLEAIRPGDVLITNDPWKGSGHLNDVTIATPVFRGDDCVALFASTCHTADIGGHILSAEAREVYEEGLFIPIMKLYHGGVLDPALGALIRANVRLPELVMGDFHAQIAGGAVGGERLLEFMSEFGLERLEPLGDEIVGRTERAMRESIARLRPGAYEYAVTSDGFDEPITIKVRCEVRGDELAIDYTGSSPESRRGINVVMNYTEAYTTYGAKVIVSPDVPNNEGAFRPLRISAPEGSILNARPPAPVAARHVVGHFLPHAIAGALKDALPDRVMAEGSANIWGVQVAGKDEGGRPFSFVVFTSGGTGARASKDGLAATAFPSGVLGTPAEVIESLSPLVIEHKRLRPDSGGDGRYRGGLGQEIAFRVRTRGAFTCSLLCDRTRIPPQGFFGGAPGAPGAVLINGRMPANPKAEQILQPGDLIEIRLPGGGGYGPPAERDPALRVRDRLEGYVTTV